GCACCTTGGGAAGATCCGATTGCATTTAATAAGTCTCTATTGATTGAAAATCATGCTGAGCAAGTTAAAACCGATATCATCACCCCGAAAAAATCTGTCACTGTTAATGCTCTCAAGCAAAGTCAGCCCCTCGGCGCATCCCTTGCATTTCTGGGACTAAAGGGCGCAATGCCATTAATGCATGGTTCCCAAGGCTGTACAGCCTTCGCCAAGGTGCAACTTGTCCGCCATTTTCGCGAAGCAATTCCTCTTGCTACCACAGCGATGACGGAAGTTACGACAATTCTCGGTGGTGAGGACAATATTGAGCAGGCGATTTTAACCCTAGTGGAAAAAGCAAAGCCCGAAATCATTGGACTCTGCACTACAGGTTTAACGGAGACTCGCGGTGATGATATGGAAGGAATTCTCCGAACCTTCCGACAGAAACATCCTGAACTTGATCAACTGGCGATCGCTTTTGCCTCAACTCCCGATTTTCGAGGAGCGTTACAGGATGGCTATGCAGCAGTAATTGAGAGCATTGTGCGATCGCTGCCCCAAGCAGGTATCAAAAATCCTCAGCAGGTAACGGTCTTAGCCAGTTCGGCTCTAGCCCCTGGGGATATCCAAGAGATTAAGGAGATCATTAATTCCTTTGGACTAACGCCAATTTTCATTCCCGATCTTTCGAGTTCCATGGATGGACATTTGAGTGAGAGTTACAGCCCTGTCACCACAGGCGGAACCACCCTAGAGCAGATTCACAGTGTTGGTAGTTCTGTATTTACCCTCGCCTTGGGTGAAAGTATGCGAACTGCGGCTACAATTTTGCAAGAGCGCTTTGGTACTGATTATCAAGTATTTGATCGCCTCACAGGACTAGGTGCAACCGATCTAATCTTGCAACAACTCCATCAATTGAGTGGAGTTGACGTACCTGAGAAATATCGTTATCAAAGACAACAACTCCAAGATGCAATTCTTGATACCCACTTCTATTTCGGTCGCAAGCGTGTTTCCCTCGCCCTAGAACCAGATCTGCTTTATAGCGTGGCTTGGTGGCTGTCAGAGATGGGCGTAGAACTGCAAGCCGCTGTCACCACGACGCGATCGCCTTTATTAGAGAAGTTGCCGATCTCGGAAGTAACGATTGGTGATCTCGAAGATTTTGAAAACCTCGCCGCAGGTTCTGATTTGGCAATAACAAATTCTAACGGAAAGAGAACTGCTAAGAAATTAGGAATTCCCCTCTATCGTTTAGGCTTTCCCATTCTAGACCGTCTAGGTAATGGACATCGCAGCATCGTTGGTTATCGCGGCACGATGGAACTACTTTTTGAACTTGGCAATATTTGGCTGGAAGCCGAAGAAAAGTAAAAAGTAAAAAGGCAAAAGTAAAAAATAATTTTTTGGGTTGATTAGGAGAAATGTTATGAAGGTTGCTTTTACTACTAGTGATCGCATTCATATTAATGCCCACTTTGGATGGGCTAAGGAAATTGATGTCTATGAGGTCTCGACTGAAGGATATCAATTTGTGGATACGCTTAGCTTTAAAGGTGATTTAAAGGAAGATGGCAACGAAGACAAACTCGTTCCCAAGATCGAAGCATTAGCTGGTTGTACCATCGTCTATGTTTCCGCGATCGGTGGTAGCGCTGCTGCCCGTCTGATTCGTAAGCGGATCACCCCGATTAAAGCGAGGTCTGAAGAAGAAGAAATCGCGGAGGTCTTGGGGAAATTGGTGCTAACCCTGCAAGGCAATCCTCCTCCTTGGTTGAGGAAAGCTCTGCAACCACAACCTCAAAACTTTGACGATCTAGAAACTGGTTGAGAATTGGAAGAGATCCCCCTAGCCCCCCTTATGAAAGGGGGGAAAGAGTTAAATTAATTCTCCCCCCTTTACAAGGCTAACGTGTACACACAAGTTATCAGCTATAGCATGAGTTACTAAAGATCCCCCTCAATCCCCCTTGAAAAGGGGGAAGAAGAAAATCCTCCCCCCTTTCTCAAGGGGGGCTGGGGGGATCAAAACCTTAAAACGTAGACAGGAAGACTTGTGTGTACACGGTAGCTTTACAAGGGTGGCTGGGGGGGATCTAAACCCCAAAACGTAGTCAGATATTTAGATCTAACAGTAAATCCAAATAAACCCAAACAGGAGCCCCCTATGACCGCAACAGTTACATTACTTTCAACTCCAGAAACTACTACCCCTATCAATGGTGCAGAAGTAATTAAACAAAGTCCATTTTTACAAGCACTAGTCCAGCAAATTCGTGTTAATGATGGCTATGGAACCTATCGCAATTGGGCAGATGAATTGCTGCTTAAGCCATTCATTCTCACCAAACAACAAAAGCGCAAAATTTCTGTTGATGGTGAGGTCGATCCCATCACTAAAAGTCGAGTTTTTGCCTTCTACCGCGCGATCGCACTTCGCATTGAGCAGCAATCGGGACTTCTTTGCCAAGTAGTTGTCGATCTTAGTCATGAAGGCTTTGGTTGGGCGTTGATTTTCTCTGGTCGATTGTTGGTGACGACTCGTACATTGCGCGATGCTCAACGCTTTGGTTTCGACTCCCTAGAGAAGTTAGGCGAAGAAGGTGAAAAACTTGCCCAAAAGGGTGTGGAATATGCCACCAACTTCCCTGAAGTTGCTCAAGCCTGACTTCGGCTTCGCTCAGTCAGCTTAGGTTTTCGTTAACTGAGTGAAGTCGAAGTTAATGAAAATTGAAGTTAACGTTGTTGTTTGATCTTATCCCCTAGGAAATGATTATGGTGCAAGTGACAGATACAGCGATCGCAGGGCTTAGCATTGACGAACTCAAAACTAAGATCAAGCGGTTGAACAGCAAGGCAGGTCAAATGAAAATGGATCTGCACGATCTCGCGGAAGGGCTACCCACCGACTACGAACAACTGATGGACGTAGCAGCTAAAACCTATGACATCTTTCATCAAATTGATGGATTGAAGAAACAATTAATCATCCTCGAACAGAATAGGAGCGACTGATATGGTTGGTACACTTAGCGAATTTCAGAAATTGACCGATGCGGAACAATATTTCGAGTTTTTCGAGATTGACTACGATCCGCAAGTTGTAAATATCAATCGCTTGCACATTCTCAAAAAATTCTCGCAGTCTCTAGAAGAAATCGACAAAAAACTTTCGGAATCAGATGAAGAACAGCAGTTGAATTTCTATAGGGAAGCTCTGGAAAATTCCTACACCACTTTGCAAACCTCCAATGCGATCGAGCAGAAGTTATTCAAAGTCTTTCACCAAAAGCCTCAGAATATCGTCATGTTGAGCGACATAGGTACGGATGAGGAGGATGAATAATCATGATCTCTCTAACACCTACAGAAATAGAACGTTATCGCCGCCAAATGATGCTGTCTAACTTTGGAGAAGAAGCGCAACAAAAGCTCAAATCTTCCACAGTTTTGGTCACAGGTGTGGGCGGATTGGGTGGCACAGCCGCTCTCTATCTTGCCGTTGCAGGTATTGGCAAACTTATCCTTGTTCGTGGCGGAGATCTGCGTCTCGATGACATGAATCGCCAAGTCCTGATGACTGATGATTGGGTTGGGAGTCCTCGCGTTTTCAAGGCGCAGGAAACCCTGCTTAGCATCAATCCCGATGTGGAAATTGAAGCGGTGAATGATTATGTGACTGCCGATAACGTTGATGAGCTTGTCCAGTCCGCAGATATTGCCCTTGATTGCGCCCACAACTTCACTGAACGCGATTTGCTTAATGCTGCTTGTGTCCGTTGGCGATGTCCAATGGTCGAAGCAGCGATGAACGATATGGAAGCCTATCTCACCACCATCGTTCCCCATGAAACGGGATGTCTATCTTGTTTATTCCCCGAAAAACCCGATTGGGATCGGCGCGGCTTTGGAGTGCTGGGTGCAGTGTCAGGGACTTTAGCCTGTTTAACGGCTCTGGAGGCAATTAAATTCTTGACAGGATTTAGTTCGCCTTTGCTATCACAGCTTTTGACGATGGATCTAGGACGCTTAGAGTTTGCCAAACGTCGTACCCATCTTGATCCAGATTGCCCCGTATGCGGACAGCAGAGAAACAAGCGATCGCCAATTCCAACGACTAAGAAAGTCACCAGTCAGCGCATTTCCTCTTTCTCAAAACTGCTAGTCCAAACTTCTTCTCACTATTGAGGAGTGTGGTGTAAAGCACCTGACTCTCTTAACCCCAAAATTTCAAGGAGATTTCTATGTCAATTATTCTCACCGAAAAAGCTGAATTGCGATTACGCACTTTCCTCAGAGGCACGGGCGATCGCGCTGTACCTGACAAGGGTATCCGTCTGGGGGTCAAAGATGGTGGTTGCAACGGCTATCAATATACCCTCGACATCACCAACAAGCAAAAGCCTGATGACATTGTGGAACAGTTGGGCAAGGTGCGCGTTTACATTGACTCTCAAAGCGCCCCCTTACTCAATGGTGTCGTTGTTGATTACGTTGACGGCTTACTAGAGAGTGGATTCAAATTTGATAACCCCAATGCCACGGGTTCTTGCGGCTGTGGTCAATCCTTCCAAGCTGGCAACTGTACCCCTGCGGCTGTGCCTTGCAGCTAGCAATTCCCCCTGTAGGGGCAATCCCCCCGTGGTTGCCCAGATCCCTACGGGGTAGGCACGGGGGCGCTACCCCTACATAAATCTAAATTATTGCAATTATTTCGGAGGTTTTAAATATGGCTACATACAACGTGCGACTGTACAACAAGAAGAAACAAATTGACATCACGATTCCCATTGATGAGGACACAACCATTCTGCAAGCCGCAGAGGATGCAGGGATAGAACTTCCATCTTCCTGTAATGCAGGATCTTGTTCTAGTTGTGTCGGCAAAGTAGAACAAGGCACTGTCAACCAAGAAGATCAGAATTTTCTGGATGATGAGCAAATCGAGAAAGGGTTTGCTCTCCTTTGTGTCGCTTATCCCCTTTCAGACTGCACGATTCGCACCCATCAAGAACCATATCTTATCTAATAGGAGAGAATTTAATCATGGCAACTCTAACTGGTTTAACCTTTGGCGGCAAAGAATGGCTTCCAAAATTTGTGCAAGCGATCGATCAACATAAATGTATTGGTTGCGCTCGATGCTTTAAAGTATGCGGACGCGGCGTTCTCGGACTCATGGGCATGAATGATGAAGGCGAATTTGTGGATGATGAAGACGAGGATGAAATCGAGAAGAAAGTAATGAAGATCGCTAATGCTGCTAACTGCATTGGCTGTGAAGCTTGTTCGCGAGTTTGTCCAAAAAACTGCTATACCCACGAAACCTTAGCTTTAGCGATCGCCTAATCACCAGACAAGGGGCTTAAGCCCCTTGTCCAAAGCAAAAAACATTCTCAATTACCTTGCTCGATAAGTATGATTAGTCTTTCTTTCCACCGCATGAATAGCAAAGATTGGATTGTCACCGATGACGGACATTGCGAATCTCGCCCTGCCTCTAGGGAATGGGACTTGATTAGGGACAAATATTATTTCCATGAGTTTCTAACCGAGATTATCAATTTGCTGCGGAACATATCCAATGAGGAAGATGAATGGGACTATTTACCGCAAATTCGGATGCGCGTTAGGCAGTTAGTGATCAACTCCTATTGGTTGCATACTCAATATTCAGAACCTTCTCCAAAAACTGGGATGGCAACGCGGACTCTATACAATGAGATCGGTTATCCGCTCACCGTACAGACTGCAACCTTTGCGCCCAATGTCTCCTCAAACATCCACAATCACGGTACATGGGGAGTAGTGGCAGTTCTTAAGGGACAGGAAAGACATACTTTCTGGAAGCGCGTTGACGATCCACAGTTTCCTAACAAAATCGAGATGGTGGGTGAGAAGATTGTCAAGGCGGGAGAAATCATCAGTTTTACGCCCCTTGCGATTCATCAAGTCACTGCCATTGGCAACGAACCTGCCTTTAGTTTCACTATGTATGGCGATCTGCTACCGCGATCGCGGTTCATTTTTGATACGACAAAGCACACTGCAAAACCTTTCTAAGTTCGCTTATTGTCGCATTGCGACAATAAGTGAACCATTTAAGAATTGTCTAGATCCCCCCTAGCCCCCCTTAAAAAGCTACGGGTGTACACACAATTCTCTCTAGCTACGTTTTAATGTTTTGATCCCCCCCAGCCCCCCTTGAAAAAGGCTACGGTGTACACACAATTCTCTCTAGCTACGTTTTAAGATTTCGATCCCCCCCAGCCCCCCTTGAAAAAGGGGGGAGAATAAATTAAATTTTCTTCTTCCCCCTTTTTAACTACCGTGTACACACAAGTCTTCCTGTCTACGTTTTAATGTTTAGATCCCCCCCAGCCCCCCTTGAAAAAGGGGGGAGAATAAATTAAATTTTCTTCTTCCCCCTTTGCAAGGGGGATTGAGGGGGATCTTTAGTAACTCACGCTATAGCTGATAACTTGTGTGTACACCGTAGCTTAAAAAGGGGAGAGAATTTAATTCTTCCCCCCTTTTTAAGGGGGATTGAGGGGGATCTCTTAAGGCTTTTGACCGCAAGAAGCAATTCTTAAATGCTTTCTTAAGCGAAGAACTATAGGTGAACCGTTAAAAACTATTGATTGGTGATTGTAGATTGATTAGAGCGAGGTAAAAATGTCAGGTAATAATAGAGCAATAGAAATTCAAGACTTAACTGGATTAAGTACGGGACATTTTGCGGATTTGATTCGCCTTACCCAATTGATCTTTGATCCGACGGGAGGATTGCCACATAAAACCGTCGATGTGGATTGGAAGATGCTTGGCATTCCTAAAGGCGTTGTCAATAATCTCTGGGCGCTAGGCAAAAAATATCAATACTGCTCTCCCTATATTGAAATCGATGTGGTTTGGGAGCAGTTAATTCCAGAATCTCGTAATTGGATGATGGAAAACAAACGCAATCTCTGGAAACTAGAAGAATATTTTCCCGCGAGGGATGAGGATTAAATGACTACAACTACAGATCCAACCAAAGAGCAATCAGATCGTGAAAACTTGTATGCCGCTTTGATTGACAAATTATTTCAATGCCCCTCTGGAGGAGAGCCTGAAGTACTTGATGCCCATAGCGATCTTCTTGATGAAGGATTGGTCAAAATGCTGGTTAAAGTGGCAACTTATTATGCTCACCATGACAATCAAGATGCGGCAAAATTTTTAATTCATGTTGCGAGGGAGTTAGCCAAACAGTTAGGATTACAACCAAATTAACCATCGAATTAACAAGGTTGAAAGAAAACTCATGAACCCGACGTTAGATTCTTCTGAACCAACCACAGTTGACCGTGATTGGTCGGCATATTACCAAGCTGTGGCAGGTCGCCCACCTCGCGGGACTTTACTAAAAGCGCTAGATTTCTTTGATCTAGAGAAATCCCCAAAATCACCTCGATTTGCGATCGATCTTGGTTGTGGCGATGGGCGCGATACGGTGGAACTGCTTGAACGTGGATGGCAAGTATTGGCAATTGATGGGAATGAAGAGGCGATCGCTAAATTATACGATCGCAAGGACATTGATTTAACATGGTTAGAAACTCAGGTGATGCGCTTTGAGTCTCTTACTTTGCCAAATTCTGTAGATTTAATTAATTCGAGTTTCGCATTACCCTTTTGCTGTCCTGATGATTTTCCTAACTTGTGGCATAAAATCATTGCATCATTGCGAAGTGGAGGCAGATTTTGCGGTCAATTATTTGGCGATCGCGATACTTGGGCGACGACTTATCCTAATATGACCCACTATCCCAAGGAAAAGGTCGAGGAGTTACTTCAATCCTTTGAGGTGGAATATTTTGAAGAAGAAGAACATCATGGAGAAACTGCTATTGGTGAACAGAAATACTGGCATATATTCCATATTGTAGGTAGTAAGAAGTAATCAAAGCAGATAGATAAAGCTTCACCCCTCAGATCTTCATAAGCCAAGTTTTGTAATTCATCTAAAAATTTATAAGGAGAAATAGTGATGAAAATTAGCGCTCGTAATTCTTTCAAGGGAATCGTGAAAAAAATTACTATCGGTGCTGTCAATGCGGAAATTTCGATTGAGATTTCTTCAGGAGTAGAAATTACTTCCATTATCACCAAATCTTCTGCTGAAGCCCTTGGATTGCAAGAAGGCAGCGAAGCCTATGCTGTAGTTAAGGCTTCAGATGTGATGGTAGCGATTGATTAGCAACGTTTTTATTCTATTAGAGGTGTTTAAGATGTGTTAGCGATCGCATAACGCATCATTTGTGTTTATTGGGTGCGTTACGCTGAGTCTAACACACCCTACGAGAGCTACGAGAGCTAAAAAACACTTCCACTAGTGATTCCTATGAATAAGAAAAAGATTATCACTTTTCTCTCTCTGATCGCTGTTACGCATTGACTAAACTAGAATTATTCAAAGATTTGCAATCAAAATTTGTCTTAGGAAATAACGTGCGCCAAGTTTTGCAATTTGTAGAATCTGGTAACGCCCAAGCAGGAATTGTCTATGCGACAGATGCTAAAACCTCTACTAAAGTTAAAGTTATCCAAGTAATTGATGCTAAACTTCATAACCCGATTGTCTATCCGATCGCTGTTTTGCAAAAAAGCTCCCATCCAGAAAGCGCAAAATCCTATGTAGAATTTCTATCCAGCGAACTAGCTAAGACTATTTTCGAGAAATATGGATTCAGTGGCCTAGTGGCTCAGCATTGTTATAAACCAAGTTATAAACCAACCCCAAAATGAATGACTGTCCGCTATAAAAGCAGGCATATTACTATATAGCAATATGCCAAGATTAAGTTATAATAATCTAAAATAGTTTAAGCTACCCTCTGCCGTTATGACCTTCAATCCTTCTGCCCTGACTCAAATCGCCGATTACTTTAAGGTATTATCTGAACTTAGCCGATTGCAAGTGTTGTGTTCTTTGAAATCAGGCTCAAAGAATGTTACCGAAATTATGGAAGAAACAGGATTGGGACAAGCAAATGTCTCAAAACATCTCAAAATTTTAGCTCAGTCAGGGATTGTCTCTAGAACTCCTCAAGGAGTCAGCGTATATTATGAGATTGTTGAGCCTTTCATCTTTGATTTGTGTGAACTGGTCAGCGATCGCCTCTCTATTCGATTGCAAGAGCAGTCGCATCAGCTAAAGCAACTTGAAGGATTACGCCGAGCTGAACCGCTTAAATCTAGCCACAAGAATAGTAAAGTCAAAGTCAAAAGTTATGCATAAAGGATTTTAGAAGGTCAGACTATAGAAGTACAATGGATAAAGTGCAACCCAATATTCAAACAACTTGGCAGGTTCAAGATCGCTTCCTAGAGATGCATTCGCGTTGGATGACTCTCATTGGCGAACATCTACAAGACGATCACGGCAAAATTTTGGAGTATTGGCGCATTGAGAAAGCTGACTCGGTAATTGTTATCCCCATTCAAGGCGATCGCCTCTTACTGCCCAAGCCAAGTTATCGTGCTGGTATTGGGCAGTCAACGCTAGACTTCTCTGGTGGTCGAGTAACCACAGGACAAAATCCTCAACCTGCGGCGATCGCTACCCTAAAACGCGAGTTAGGAATCGAAGCATCGGCGATCGCGCAATTGATTCCTTTGAACAATGAAGGTTGGGCTGTAAACAGTTCTTTTTCCAATCAAAAGCTTTACGGATTTGTTGCCCATTTAGAACAGAAGGCAAAGCTAAGCCCTGATTTTGACATAGTTACCTATCCCGCAACTTTAGATGGATGTCAGAACTTACTTAGGGAAATCACTTGTCTACAATGCAGAGCCGTCTTGATGGAATGGATATTGAAAGAATTTAGTCGGAATTTTAGTTGATTAAGGACAAAGGCGGCAGAAAGCAAGTACCTGTGTTACCTATAACCTTCACTCCCAAACTCCCTTGACCTTGGGGAGTGATCCCAACTTACGAAAGTGTTGCCACACTTTTTGGGATTAAAAAACAGACCCATTAAGGGGTTTCAAAACGCAGAATGGAGTAGCCATTTTGCGTTTTGGTATAATTCTTGAGTGGGAAATGAGTAGTATTTGGATGAGCGATCAGGATAACATGAATATTTTGCGATTTCTTGAAATACTATTTCAGTCAGTAATTCTCATTATAAAAATTAGCTTTTTGAAAGTCTGCCGTTGACAAACTTTCAAAAAGCCGATTTTAGTATTTCCAGCACCAGAATTGCTGAAAATACTAAAATCGGCTTCATAATGAGAATTACTGTATCTCGGTTTAATCCATAGCGATAATCCGATCTCAGACTATAATTTAATTTACAACACAAGTAGGAATCAATAATCTACGCAAGGACATCACAATTATGGGAATGACACTCACCGAAAAGATTTTGGCAAAAGCGTCGGGCAAAATTAACGTTAGCCCAGGCGAAAATATTTGGGTGAATGCTGACCTGCTAATGACCCATGATGTCTGTGGTCCTGGCACAATCGGAGTATTTAAGCGCGAATTTGGTGAAGATGCCAAAGTTTGGGATAAGGAAAAATTAGTATTAATTCCCGATCATTACATTTTTACTAAAGATGCAAGAGCTAATCGTAATATTGATATTTTACGTGAGTTCGCCAGAGAACAAGGCATTAAGTATTTTTACGACATCACTGATTTATCAGACTTTAAAGCAAACCCTGATTACAAAGGCGTTTGCCATATTGCTTTAGCCCAAGAAGGTCACACCCGTCCAGGAGAAGTGTTATTCGGCACTGACTCCCATACTTGCAACGCAGGAGCATTTGGGCAATTTGCGACAGGTATTGGTAATACCGATGCCGCTTTTGTCATGGGTACGGGAAAGCTCTTGCTCAAAATTCCTGCTTCGATGAAGTTTGTCTTTGATGGCGAAATGCCACCTTATCTCTTGGCTAAGGATTTGATCTTGCAGGTCATTGGCGATATCGGTGTAAATGGCGCAACCTATCGAGCATTGCAAATTGAAGGAGATGCGATCGCCAAAATGACCATGGAAGAACGGATGACCATCTGCAATATGGCGATCGAAGCTGGCGGCAAAAATGCCACGATCGCCCCAGATCAAACCACTTTTGACTATGTGCGATCGCGCACTGATAAGCCCTTTGAGTCGCTCTATGCCGATGCTGATGCTGAGTACTACTATGTCAAGCATTACGATGTTTCTAAGCTCGAACCAGTTGTCGCTAAGCCCCACTCCCCCGATAACCGCGCCCTTGTGCGTGATGTCCAAGACGTGAAGATTGATCGCGTCTATATTGGTTCTTGCACTGGTGGTAAAACTGAAGACTTTTATCACGCGGCTCAATTGATTAAAGGGCAACAGGTTAAGGTTCCTACCTACCTTGTACCAGCCACACAAAAGGTTTACAATGATTTGTTTAGCTTGAAGATTGATGGCTTAACTCTTTCTGAAATCTTCTTGCAAGCAGGTTGTATTGAACCTGCTTCCCCTTCCTGTGCTGGTTGCTTGGGTGGTCCCCAAGATACTTTCGGACGAGTTAACGAAGCAGAAGTTTGTGTTTCGACTACAAACCGCAATTTTCCTGGTCGGATGGGTAATAAGCAAGCCCAGATTTATCTTGCCTCTCCCTATACGGCTGCTGCTTCTGCTTTGACAGGACATATCACCGATCCGCGTGATTTTATGTAATTTTTGCTTAAAGCCAGTATGTCAGGATGATAAATGTGTTCAGGTAGTTCGATTATTAATAGTTTGGTCAAAACAAAAGTTATTGAATGTTATAGTTCGCAGGGATATGAAGTTGTTCTCCAACCTCATACCCATCAGCTACCATTTGATTTAAATGGATATTGTCCTAACTTATTGATGAAAATATCCACAGAGCGGGGGTTTATTGTTGAGGTTAGGGATGTTGCAACAAACTTAGCAGTTGCCTACTATCGAGATATTGCTAAAATTGTTGCAGAGCATAGTGGTTGGCGCTTTTTACTGATTACGGGAGAAGATGCCACCCCGATCGCCGAGGAAGATATGAACGACGATAAACTCACGCGATCGCAGATTTTGCATCGCAAGGAGCGGATCGCCAAATTAATCTCGGTTGGAGAGCATGAAGCCGCATTTCTATCGCTATGGATATTTGCAGAGATCTTGATGCGAAGACATGCAAGACAATTATTGATACCTATTGATCGCTTACCAACCATATTAATGATTCATCACCTATATACTCAGTTGGCAATTTCCCCTGACCAATTTGAAAGAGCGATCGCCTTAAATGAAATTAGAAATCGGGTTGCCCATGGATTTCCCGTAAATTCAATTAATCTCAATGAGGCGATCGAACGACTCCTAAATTTAGTGGATGAGTTTATTGCCATGCAAGCATAAGTAGCTACGCCAAAGAAAAGCCTGTAAAATTGCGCCCCTGCGGGGCGCAATTTTATATAAAGGAAAGGGCGTGCAAAGCACGCCCTTTCCTTTATGCGTTGGCTAGTCCTTGCTGACGTG
This genomic stretch from Pseudanabaena galeata CCNP1313 harbors:
- the nifX gene encoding nitrogen fixation protein NifX, with translation MKVAFTTSDRIHINAHFGWAKEIDVYEVSTEGYQFVDTLSFKGDLKEDGNEDKLVPKIEALAGCTIVYVSAIGGSAAARLIRKRITPIKARSEEEEIAEVLGKLVLTLQGNPPPWLRKALQPQPQNFDDLETG
- a CDS encoding NifX-associated nitrogen fixation protein, which produces MTATVTLLSTPETTTPINGAEVIKQSPFLQALVQQIRVNDGYGTYRNWADELLLKPFILTKQQKRKISVDGEVDPITKSRVFAFYRAIALRIEQQSGLLCQVVVDLSHEGFGWALIFSGRLLVTTRTLRDAQRFGFDSLEKLGEEGEKLAQKGVEYATNFPEVAQA
- a CDS encoding CCE_0567 family metalloprotein, with amino-acid sequence MVQVTDTAIAGLSIDELKTKIKRLNSKAGQMKMDLHDLAEGLPTDYEQLMDVAAKTYDIFHQIDGLKKQLIILEQNRSD
- the nifW gene encoding nitrogenase-stabilizing/protective protein NifW → MVGTLSEFQKLTDAEQYFEFFEIDYDPQVVNINRLHILKKFSQSLEEIDKKLSESDEEQQLNFYREALENSYTTLQTSNAIEQKLFKVFHQKPQNIVMLSDIGTDEEDE
- a CDS encoding HesA/MoeB/ThiF family protein, producing MISLTPTEIERYRRQMMLSNFGEEAQQKLKSSTVLVTGVGGLGGTAALYLAVAGIGKLILVRGGDLRLDDMNRQVLMTDDWVGSPRVFKAQETLLSINPDVEIEAVNDYVTADNVDELVQSADIALDCAHNFTERDLLNAACVRWRCPMVEAAMNDMEAYLTTIVPHETGCLSCLFPEKPDWDRRGFGVLGAVSGTLACLTALEAIKFLTGFSSPLLSQLLTMDLGRLEFAKRRTHLDPDCPVCGQQRNKRSPIPTTKKVTSQRISSFSKLLVQTSSHY
- a CDS encoding iron-sulfur cluster assembly accessory protein yields the protein MSIILTEKAELRLRTFLRGTGDRAVPDKGIRLGVKDGGCNGYQYTLDITNKQKPDDIVEQLGKVRVYIDSQSAPLLNGVVVDYVDGLLESGFKFDNPNATGSCGCGQSFQAGNCTPAAVPCS
- a CDS encoding 2Fe-2S iron-sulfur cluster-binding protein, with product MATYNVRLYNKKKQIDITIPIDEDTTILQAAEDAGIELPSSCNAGSCSSCVGKVEQGTVNQEDQNFLDDEQIEKGFALLCVAYPLSDCTIRTHQEPYLI
- the fdxB gene encoding ferredoxin III, nif-specific, which encodes MATLTGLTFGGKEWLPKFVQAIDQHKCIGCARCFKVCGRGVLGLMGMNDEGEFVDDEDEDEIEKKVMKIANAANCIGCEACSRVCPKNCYTHETLALAIA
- a CDS encoding cysteine dioxygenase family protein; this encodes MNSKDWIVTDDGHCESRPASREWDLIRDKYYFHEFLTEIINLLRNISNEEDEWDYLPQIRMRVRQLVINSYWLHTQYSEPSPKTGMATRTLYNEIGYPLTVQTATFAPNVSSNIHNHGTWGVVAVLKGQERHTFWKRVDDPQFPNKIEMVGEKIVKAGEIISFTPLAIHQVTAIGNEPAFSFTMYGDLLPRSRFIFDTTKHTAKPF
- a CDS encoding class I SAM-dependent methyltransferase encodes the protein MNPTLDSSEPTTVDRDWSAYYQAVAGRPPRGTLLKALDFFDLEKSPKSPRFAIDLGCGDGRDTVELLERGWQVLAIDGNEEAIAKLYDRKDIDLTWLETQVMRFESLTLPNSVDLINSSFALPFCCPDDFPNLWHKIIASLRSGGRFCGQLFGDRDTWATTYPNMTHYPKEKVEELLQSFEVEYFEEEEHHGETAIGEQKYWHIFHIVGSKK
- a CDS encoding TOBE domain-containing protein; translation: MKISARNSFKGIVKKITIGAVNAEISIEISSGVEITSIITKSSAEALGLQEGSEAYAVVKASDVMVAID
- the modA gene encoding molybdate ABC transporter substrate-binding protein is translated as MTKLELFKDLQSKFVLGNNVRQVLQFVESGNAQAGIVYATDAKTSTKVKVIQVIDAKLHNPIVYPIAVLQKSSHPESAKSYVEFLSSELAKTIFEKYGFSGLVAQHCYKPSYKPTPK
- a CDS encoding ArsR/SmtB family transcription factor — encoded protein: MTFNPSALTQIADYFKVLSELSRLQVLCSLKSGSKNVTEIMEETGLGQANVSKHLKILAQSGIVSRTPQGVSVYYEIVEPFIFDLCELVSDRLSIRLQEQSHQLKQLEGLRRAEPLKSSHKNSKVKVKSYA
- a CDS encoding NUDIX hydrolase translates to MDKVQPNIQTTWQVQDRFLEMHSRWMTLIGEHLQDDHGKILEYWRIEKADSVIVIPIQGDRLLLPKPSYRAGIGQSTLDFSGGRVTTGQNPQPAAIATLKRELGIEASAIAQLIPLNNEGWAVNSSFSNQKLYGFVAHLEQKAKLSPDFDIVTYPATLDGCQNLLREITCLQCRAVLMEWILKEFSRNFS
- a CDS encoding 3-isopropylmalate dehydratase large subunit; translation: MGMTLTEKILAKASGKINVSPGENIWVNADLLMTHDVCGPGTIGVFKREFGEDAKVWDKEKLVLIPDHYIFTKDARANRNIDILREFAREQGIKYFYDITDLSDFKANPDYKGVCHIALAQEGHTRPGEVLFGTDSHTCNAGAFGQFATGIGNTDAAFVMGTGKLLLKIPASMKFVFDGEMPPYLLAKDLILQVIGDIGVNGATYRALQIEGDAIAKMTMEERMTICNMAIEAGGKNATIAPDQTTFDYVRSRTDKPFESLYADADAEYYYVKHYDVSKLEPVVAKPHSPDNRALVRDVQDVKIDRVYIGSCTGGKTEDFYHAAQLIKGQQVKVPTYLVPATQKVYNDLFSLKIDGLTLSEIFLQAGCIEPASPSCAGCLGGPQDTFGRVNEAEVCVSTTNRNFPGRMGNKQAQIYLASPYTAAASALTGHITDPRDFM